A segment of the Nasonia vitripennis strain AsymCx chromosome 2, Nvit_psr_1.1, whole genome shotgun sequence genome:
CGCTGCTCTGTGAAAAGCTTCGCGACTGAGTTATACACGCTGTTTGTGATAGAATTAAAGGGAAACacgagagaagcgagaggaGACGAAACCGCGGACGCCCTGCGGAGCTGTAGAAATTTCGGAGCGGACGAGTTACACACGTACCCGGCGAGAATTGGACGAGACAGGAAGTAAGCCCGACGTCCGCCACAGTTGCTCTGGTTGTTTTTGTAATATCGCGGGTCGCTCACCTATGGCcatacctctctctctctctctctctctctctctctctctctctctctctctctctctctctttctctctattcTCTTTTTAACCCTGCCttaatttcttctttttttcacgTCGACGAACGAACGTAAGCGCGCTCCACTGCGCCCGATAGactttgcttctctctcatTCTATTCTTCTTTTCGAGTGCATGTTTTACTTTCGGAGTCGAGATGCGTGTGCACATAGCGGAGCTTCTGTTTTTGATTCGAACGTTTATACAGTCTGTCAGCTCGTCAGCGCTAAGAGTAAATATACCGATGACTGCAGCTACGGCCGTGCTCGTAGAGCTGACACTTGTCAACAGAGTTTTCCGAATATATAAGTATAGTTCTCGGAAAAGTCGACGCGTTTATTCggatttcttctttttctgtttttaCGAGTTTCGAAAGAGACGCGTGCGCGTGCGCGTTTTATTGAGCAACGGAGAGCGTGGGAGATCGTGTTCTCGCGCTGGACTTGATCGAATGCTTAACTTTTCTGTATTCAGTATATGGGccgattttattttaacgcGTGACGCAAGACAATTGCTAGGAATTTTGATCGAAAGAAGTCTCTTTCCTGCGGGTTTTCGGCTGGGCAAGCTTTAAAAGTTGGCTTTGTTTTCGCTATGTTTACCGCGCCCAGTATGTGTATATATCTTGTAAAAAGTGTCGGTGCTTTGCATCTATTGgatcaaatttaaaaacaaacgTGCGGCTTTTTACatgtacatacattttttattttttttttaattttaaaaagtcgTAAATCTTCAATTGAAATATGTACATATGTGTGTGcacagttttatttattatttttttaacactttttgGTAAAATATAGGAACTGTAAATATTAATATGATGGTTGTTTTAGAAGATGATGCTTTTCAAACATATTTAGGTGACTCCTACAGTTGATACTGAGATTTACTATTTTAGTACTTCCGATTACTCCCACGATTGTTGAAAACCTGTTTTATACACAATGATTATCTCATCTTGACTTAAATCTGATACTTCCTCCTGGTGATTTCAGATCTTactcatattattttttggctTTCTTCTCGCGTGGATTTTATAATAGCCCAACACCTAAGTCGCTGGAACTTGCCAAGAAAATCTGAGTCAGTGTATTAATTATAGACTCTGCCGTATATTTCAATGGTTACATAGTCTTATAGAAATGTGCTGTTGAAATTTAactaacattaaaaaaaaaatcagtttttttttttaacttaaacaAAATCCCAAGCTTAAATATTAAGAAAGATATTTCAGCGCTCAAAATATCTACTTATGACACATCGTCTAGTATCGCATAAGATTTATCTTTAAACCAACTCACATTCTGACTAACTAGCTTTACTCATGCTcttgaatatatatttttaacctTTAACCCGCAAACCTTATTCaagaagaaagaaataattacTGTAAAACTTTCGTTCAGTAATGTGCAGCATGGTCACTAACACAAGCAAGGAAAGGTAATCGGCTTTTTTAATTCTGTACAACTAGTATAATACTATTTTGTCAATATGTCACTTAACCAATTGTAACATAAATAGGCTCAATAAGTCACAATCACGCACTACGCTGACATATTCACACGCTTGCAAGTAGTTGAAATAGCCTGTTCTATTACACAGAGCACTCAGTGATTCCTGTTAGTAAAATGCATATAATTTTCTATTGCTGTATAGAAATTGTAGTACGTAatgtgtataaataatatgGATCTTCACTGTTTGTAGCTATTGTTGTAAATGTCACTTGATAATTATAAAAACGATGTATAGTATTCTTGAcaaaataattgttataacAATTTGGAAaccaataatttaatttagtattgaaataaattttgactAAATTGGAATTTATTAATTGCTATTTATTtcatacatttattatttttcagagaTGGTGGGCAGCTCGAGGTGGGGTTTAATTCTATTATTACTAACATGGATATCATCCAGTGCAGCCCAATATTCGAAACCGACTGGTGCAAATCCTTGCATTGGCAAACAGTCGTGCCATGACTGCATACAAACACCAACTTGTGCTTGGTGTTCGAGGCCTGTAAGTTAATCTTTTTTTCACTAAAGCTATTGTGCAAGTGTAAATTTCTACCTTGCCGACCATTCATGCGGTGTTCTTAAAATCAATTGATAGCAGGTCTCTTCTATACCATCATAAGAAAGCTTCTGCTTCAATTTCAAAATAGTTTAGCATAGGAAAATTGTGATGCTGCGTagcgttaaaaaaattttatgataaattgATCGTTTTTTAAATTCGTAAAATTTATCCAAGATCAATCATAATTTTGATAGTATAAGGTTTGTAACtttactatatttataaaaactattgATCTTTTACAGAACTTCGAGTATAATCGATGTTTCTCGCCATATCTCAGCAAAAAAATCGATGAAGCATGTCCCGACGCATTTAATCCAGATaacgtatatataaaaagacgCGCGAAGGAGATTTGGAAAGGAAATTACACTGTCGGAACTGCAATTGAGGAGCATATTGAAGTGTCAGCTGGTGGATCACATTCATCAAGTGGAAGTTTTAACATAAATTCTTCAAGTGGAACTAAAACATCTTCCGTCATTGGAGGTAAAAATGAAGCTGTACAACTTTACCCACAACACATTGAGCTAAAACTTAGGATAAGTGAgtatatagtttatattacgtaattaatatataacatATTTATACGCCATacttttgtaattaaaaatacgTGCACGTATTTGCAGATGAAGCtcagaaaattaaaattcagtACGCACAGGCAGAAGATTACCCTGTAGATCTATATTACCTTATGGACTTGAGTAATTCAATGAAGGatgacaaacaaaaattatctgATTTAGGACAGCTTCTTGTAGAgagtatgaaaaatataacaagCAACTTCGCGCTAGGATTTGGTAGTTTTGTTGACAAAGTTGCTATGCCTTACGTTAGCATGTCAGGCGATAAGTGAGTCGATTAAgattaacttttttctatgCATTCAgttcataaataataaactaaaaataattttcttattcACTAGTCTCAAATCGCCCTGTGATGGTTGCGCAGCGCCATACGGATATCGAAACCATATGCCCCTTTCACGAAAGCCTAAAGAATTTGCGGTacgattttattttacataggagtagaaattatattaaaatcatcATCACTATGTAATATTTTTGCTCCACCATAGGAACAAGTACGCAATGCTTCGGTATCTGGAAATTTAGATGCCCCAGAAGGTGGCTTCGATGCTATAATGCAAGCAATCGTTTGTCGAGATGAAATCAactggagagaaagagctcggAAGCTCCTACTTTTTTCAACTGATGCTGGATTTCATTTTGCTGGCGATGGAAAACTTGGCGGTATTGTCAAGCCTAACGACGGATGTTGTCATCTTGATCATAATGGATTGTATACTCATTCAACATTACAAGATTATCCCAGTATTTCACAGATCAATCTGAAAGTAAAGGAGAATTCGGTAAATATTATTTGGGCAGTGACCGAAGAACAGCTGAAAATATATCAGTCCCTTACGAATCATATCGAAGGATCTTACGCTGCAATGCTCAGCGAAGATTCCAGTAATATTGTCGACTTAGTTCGTGAACAGTACAACGCTATTTCGAGCACGGTTGAGCTGAAAGATACAGCCAGCAATTGGGTGAACATTAACTATTATTCGAACTGTCTCGGAGGTGGTGAAATGGTCGAAACAAATAAATGTGAAGGAGTCAAAGTAGGAAATAAAATCGAATTTACTGCAGAAATCATAATACCAGCTTGTCCAAAGGATCGATCAGAATGGAAGCAAAAGTTCTTGATTTACCCGGTAAGCTTAGACACACAAAATGCTTTCAAGCACCTTTTATATGCTATTGAACATTTGTAATTGAGCATTTgcaattttcttatttcaGGTTGGCATAAACGAATCGCTAACTGTGGACTTGGAAATGATCTGCGATTGTGGATGTGAAAATCCTGATTCTCCAAGCTATATTCCAAATGCATTCGAGTGCAACTACAACGGAGATTTGAGCTGTGGCATATGCATTTGCAAACCTGGCTTCTTTGGCAAAAAATGCGAGTGCGGAGTAAACGACAAAGTTCAAACGGTTAAGAATGAATTCGTCTGCCGTCCTGATAATACATCGACAGTGGATTGTAGCGGTAGAGGTATTTGCGAATGTAACCAGTGCAACTGCTACCCCAGAGAAAATCCTGATGAGgtaatttctctttttataatatttgatAATCTTTTATACTATAATAGAATTTctgtaaatgagaaataaaatcatttttcagATAGTCGATGGTGAATTCTGCGAATGCGACAACTTCTCGTGCGATCGTCGAAATAAAACGCTGTGTTCTGGTCACGGTAAATGCAACTGTGGTCACTGCGAATGCAATCCAAATTGGACCGGGCCTGCTTGCGACTGCAATACCGATAAAACGCCTTGCATCAAATTTGGACTAGAATGTTCTGGACACGTAagtttagaaaatatttagCATATTATGAAAATGGCTTGATACGAGCTGACGTTACATTTACCTTCTTAAAAATTCAGGGAACCTGCGAGTGCGGCAAATGTAAATGCCATGCAGAAGGAGAAACTATTTATAAGGGAACGCATTGCCAAATTTGTACGAACTGTCCAAATCGCTGCGAGGAACTGAAGCCTTGCGTTTTGTGCACAGTCTTTAAGGCTGGCAATCTGACGGAAGCTGAGTGCAACAGTACATGCGACGAATATGACATACAAATCGTGGAGACGTTGGAAATCAATGCTGACGAAGACGAAACGGGTTGCTGGGGCTACGACGAGCAGGACTGCAAATACTATTTTGGTTACTTGTTCAATATGACCACCCACAAATTGCAAGTAAAAGTACAAGAGGCTCGCGAGTGTCCACCTCAGGTCTATGTACTGGGAATAGTGCTTGGTGTAATCGCGGCTGTCGTACTCGTGGGATTGGCGTTACTGCTTGTTTGGAAGGTAGCGACGTCGATTCACGATAGAAGAGAATTTGCGAGGTTCGAAAAGGAGAGAATGATGGCCAGATGGGATGCTGTAAGTTTAAGTCGTATTATTATCTGCTATGCGATGATTCATCAAAATTTTCGATGCGATAAATTTTCGCCTACTGATTCGTGTAATTTATCATACAAACTGTATTGAGTTTACTCAATTCTCGTGTTTATCTTATTTTACAGAGTGAAAATCCAATCTACAGACAAGCTACTTCAACTTTCAAAAATCCAACATACACAGCAAGTGGAGCACACATGTCAATGCACAAGTGAAGGAAGATGAGAGTGCCTTCCATTTTAAAagattaatataattttagaaaaaccTTAAAAAGTGATACTTAAGGCAGCTCAGAAAAGTTTAACTCACTAAGAAAATATTTCTATTCTCTATATAAGAGTTAACCAgggtataatttattattagagactgaaaatatttaaagtatattaaaaatactgccATAATACTTAGACTGCAACGGGTGGTGAAGTTCACATTTCAATTATGTGTACATACCAGTGACAAGTCATACTCGTGAAGCAAGTTGACAAGACCGAAATCTTTGTTATTCAACAAAACGCTCGCAGATGCACAGTAAATTTCTATATCGTTTTGTtactttgtttttataaaaaaagtttgtaTGCATAtacaaattagaaaaattttaatagttGTTAAATCTCTAAAGATTAAGTTCTACTTATAGTCGAATGTTGAATGTGaagagaaaatattatttactgTGTAGCTTGCTGTTAAAGTGCCTTTAGCATTCAAGCTTGAAAATTGTTTCCTATTATAGGACTATTGATAAGGTAATGTGGAGCAATTAATCAAAGATTTTTCGACATTACTTTCtttaaaagaataattaacTGCACACATGCATAGAGTAGAATTCATACATTTCGCCATATGCATTCAACTGGAACACTAATGACATGTacgattattgaaaaaaatgctcATGCTCaaatctttgataaaccatgTAGATTCTAACTGGTCTACTATATAGTGTTTGTATAAGTACTTCTTTTACCATTAACATTATGAGATTTTTGaagctattatttttttaaccgtcCAAGTCTGCAACTGCGGAAAGAATTCGCATTTgcctaaaataaaaatttttataatggatttttacagcaaaaaatataatagcatacattttatacatttttctgtaACTGCAagcatgaaaaataaaatactacGCTAGctcttttataataatattaataatgaaaGATAATGATATAACtacatttgtttttattattcttttaaaatttgccTTATTTctcttatttatattataacaatgatcagcttttattttattattcatatattcatttttgtatttataaacTGTTAGTTATTcctaaaatattatttaaaatccaCGCTAGTACTTATCGTCAATATAACTCTTAGGTATTATAAGCGTTATTTGTACCTTGATCGCCTTTATAGTAACAATACTCAATATCGAACTGTATTTAATTAGTTTATATTCGAGATTTGAGTAGTAAAATGcaatgtaaattaaaaaaataacatgattgtaaataaatatagtCGTTATCATAATATGAGTTAAGATATCTTGACCTtttaatctgcaaatttgttATAGAGTGCCTTCTTTTCAAAATAGACTTCACAAGGCAATCAAATACAAGATAATAATTACAAAATCAAATTAACTCAAGTATAATTTTGATATTGAAATTGATTATAACGTATAACCGAGGCTGCATAGGATACGATCGCATggcattttgaaattttagttCAAGCTTGAATTATGCATTTATATAAACTGATCTTAAAATAGATAGATTTTCTTATAACAGTATAGAAGTTGTATATAAtgaagttaaataaaatttgataaagaTATTCTTGCAGTGTTTGTATATTATCAAATCATTATATTAGTAATGTAAGTTaatagtattatttattttgcgaGTTTAATGCGCCATGACTttgagaataatttttatttttacttattGATCGATATCAGAAGAgatgatattattattttctattgaAATTCCTGTCAGTATCTAACAAAGAAATAAACTGCAAACTTTTTTACAGATACTATTACAAATCGATGTCGAAAATAAATGACGTTTAATTCTGTAAAATCTTATGTTGCCTAAGTATATCCTTTGAAGCAAACTGTATCGTTACGAATAGGGGTAGCAGACTAGCAACTTTCACATCAGAGATTCAAAAcgcaaaatataaaattttcggAACCTAAAAACTCGAGAAACAGAGAACCGCTATAATGCACAAAAAAGCCACAAAGTATCAATAAAACAGAGATCCAAGCCAAGCACTAATGAGGGTCTGGGAAAACCTAGACGCTGTCCGACGGTTCAGCACAGGCCATGTCAACGCGCTCGCGGCTGCATCTTGTTTTTGGTGCTTTACTATGGAACTTTTCTATCACTCCTCCGTAGAACCCATGACACTGCAGCGAACGAGTAAGCAGAACAGAAGCTACTTTAAAAGAGAGGTTACATCTCAGTTTGCGTTTATCAATATTAGCTTAAAGTTAATACCGTGTCACATTAATTTTTGCACAGCGTATGTATActataatgataaataatggTACAGTAATAAGGATGTATTTCATAATAATGTGAAGGATCAGAATAAGTTGTAAagcgtttaattaaaaaaaaaaatttacaaatatttgatcGACTTATTGCACTTTTTCACACGGCactataaaaacaaaatattcaaaattatttctttccATGACTATCTAAAAAGGAGCAAAATTAACGACTACGTTGGAAAACAAAATGTAAGCAGAGGCGAATAAATCTGCAAAAAATTCACTCTCTTGAAAATCAATCATCCAATGGTAGAATTCTCATCAAGAAAGTGAGATATCCATCAACATGAGCATCGTAGCCCTCCGCCTCGGCTACATCCTTAGCGTTTTCAAATAAGAACTTTCGAGCTTCACTTTTCAACCGATGAGATCCATAAATATCAGCATACTTCAACAGCACCCCAGCGTTCTCGGTGTCTATACTGCTGCAAAGCGCATTCTCGCATTCGAATTTGAGATCCTCCAAGGCGTATTGATCGGCAGCAATGAATATTTCGAGACCTAACACCTCGATATTCTCGACTTTATCGGTATAGATGAACCTCAGCAGTTCCTTTATAACCTCCGGCTCGATGTCCGGAATTTCTACCATATCCTTCTTGCTCTCGATCATATTTAGATCAAACATCGAGGCAAACACGGGGCTGCGACCCGCCAGTATGCTCCTGTGCACCGAAAACTCGATCTTCTTGACTACGAGCGTCACGTCGCTCAGTTTGGCGCTGTCGAAGAGGAGGCCGAGGTCCCTGGGGATACCACATTTGTACGGTTTCACTTCTCTCTTTATTTGGCAAAGTATGTTCAAGTGGCCGTCGGGTAATAGCTTATCGTGTACAAGATGATTCCGAAGATAGTTTACGCTTATAGCGGATATCGCTGAACGGCCCTTGTGGCTACTGAACGCCGTTGGCATAACCCCTTCTGACGTTCTGGCGTCGTTTTTATCAAGAATGCACATCGAGTAATTGGCGTCAACCACCTCCTTGAAGTTATCTTGCAGAAGAATGCGTACGCACATCACATGCTGATCTCTATCAAATTTACTGACTTCGATGGACATGCGCCACATAAAATCATCCCTCGGGTCGGAGgtgtaaaaaatgtccgaCGTGATGAACCCGGATTGCTGTAGTTTCAACCAATCAAAATTCTGTATCCGCCAAACGTAGTTGCTGTTGACGGTATATTCTTCGGATTGCGTTTCCACCTTGGTGCAGTCATTCACGATTCTCGAGTCGCTTTCCGGGAAAGGAACTCGAAAATCTTCAGTCTCCAAATTTGCCATATTGCTTAGCTGTTGAAAATATGGATGATtagctttatttttacatacatAATCACGCCATTGATAGTTATGTTTCATTGACGATTCTACGAAATTTTAAGATGCAAAAACTTACATTGAATTGAACTCGTGCACGTCAGGACAAGCTGGGTTCTTTGGTCAACTCACGATAAACTGGATTCTTTGGTTAGACGCTCTGAACGGGCGAAACAAGACTGACGGAGCAACCGACGTAGCAACCGACGAAGTTGTAGTTTTGCGCAGGTACTTACTGAACCACTCGATCCCGGTAACGGGCCTCCTCATTCATCTGCCAATCAACATTTTCCTGTGTATGAATTTTAGGCAGTTTTTCTGACACTTAGTTTATACGCACTAGAGGTAAACACAAGAGGGCACCTATATCTGCTCCGCCCATTCATCCCTACCCTCTTAACTCTACGCCTGATGACTACTCCGTTTATACTCGCTCAGGTAAAGGATTTTATGACGTTTACTTAACTATTCTTGGGCTTGTATTTCTCTATGATTTGCGAAGAGCAGATCGTTTTGAAATAACAGAATGCGATGTGAATATTGTAACAAATTGTATGAAgttctaattttttattcgaatGTAAAAAAGAATAGAACGTTGTTGTCTTGCTTAATTAAATAGTATAAAAagttctttaaaaaatatttataattataactattgaatatttcaaaattattaaatatctaCTGTGATCAGGGCAAGAATTTGCATTTTCGCAAACTCAGCGTAACCGCGGCTGTATGAAGACATAACTTAGCTCGCGTCGCGCGAACATATAGTTACGCGCCACTGTATATTTCACGCTACCTAAATTATTCATTAGAGGCTCCTTTCCTATACACGAAAGCTGTGCGTCGGCggagaaaaacgcgaaatcGTGGAAAGAAGGTCCGGAAGATACTTCCTCATTCGAGAGCGTGTagccgcgcgaaaaaaagccACAAGAGTTAGAGCTGCTTGCAGCGCCGGAAACACCATCCGATAAATATTCATACGGTGTCCTCGGTAATTTTTCGCGCATGACGCGCACGGGCGCTATATACACCCCCACCCCCTTTTGTTCGAAGAATGTGGAGGTGCCGTACTGCTGCTTTGAATTATCGCCTTCTCTGGGGCGGCGCCGAGGCGTGAGCGCGAGCACGGAAAAACCGCACAGGGATATGAGTGCCGATTTGCATTGGTTATTTTCACGCTCGAGTCGAAAACCTTTATTAAGTTTAATACCCGTTGGCTATagcgaaatttttaatatcgagtgaattgcgcTGCAGCAGAGGCATGAGCGAACTTCAAAGAATAAAAGCTTTGAGGTTAAGGAGATTcgtggagaaagagagaaacccCAAATTCGCAGTTTAATTTTCGGAAAAAACAAATTGTCACGTATAAAAGTGAAATCAACGAAAATGGCAAAGAATATTGCGGCAATTCCAGCTGGAGAATACGGCAAGCACTTCGGCAAACTGGACCTCGATCGAGTCGGTATAAACCTAAACAAGACGCTCATAGCCTCAGACGCCAGCGATCgataaaagagaaagagagaaaatgccTTTCATTGGCGTCTGGCTATACTGATACGGTTACTGTCACGTTACTTCGAAATGGGATACCTTACATTTTCTTCCTCCGCGATCTTACACTATCACTTCATCTCTGTAGAATACACACGGCCTCGCAAATACCGATCtgagttttacaaaaaaataaatcgtttTAAACAACTCtcagaaaaatttaaatcccAACCTACATTCAAAATGTAAGCAACTTTGACTCGCGCGAGTTAAAAACCGCAGCGCATCAGTGACATTTCAGTCCCTTTGACAGAACcatccctttctctctctctctctctctctctctctgtttctgtctctctctctctctctttgcatGCACCTT
Coding sequences within it:
- the LOC100117172 gene encoding integrin beta-PS — its product is MVGSSRWGLILLLLTWISSSAAQYSKPTGANPCIGKQSCHDCIQTPTCAWCSRPNFEYNRCFSPYLSKKIDEACPDAFNPDNVYIKRRAKEIWKGNYTVGTAIEEHIEVSAGGSHSSSGSFNINSSSGTKTSSVIGGKNEAVQLYPQHIELKLRINEAQKIKIQYAQAEDYPVDLYYLMDLSNSMKDDKQKLSDLGQLLVESMKNITSNFALGFGSFVDKVAMPYVSMSGDNLKSPCDGCAAPYGYRNHMPLSRKPKEFAEQVRNASVSGNLDAPEGGFDAIMQAIVCRDEINWRERARKLLLFSTDAGFHFAGDGKLGGIVKPNDGCCHLDHNGLYTHSTLQDYPSISQINLKVKENSVNIIWAVTEEQLKIYQSLTNHIEGSYAAMLSEDSSNIVDLVREQYNAISSTVELKDTASNWVNINYYSNCLGGGEMVETNKCEGVKVGNKIEFTAEIIIPACPKDRSEWKQKFLIYPVGINESLTVDLEMICDCGCENPDSPSYIPNAFECNYNGDLSCGICICKPGFFGKKCECGVNDKVQTVKNEFVCRPDNTSTVDCSGRGICECNQCNCYPRENPDEIVDGEFCECDNFSCDRRNKTLCSGHGKCNCGHCECNPNWTGPACDCNTDKTPCIKFGLECSGHGTCECGKCKCHAEGETIYKGTHCQICTNCPNRCEELKPCVLCTVFKAGNLTEAECNSTCDEYDIQIVETLEINADEDETGCWGYDEQDCKYYFGYLFNMTTHKLQVKVQEARECPPQVYVLGIVLGVIAAVVLVGLALLLVWKVATSIHDRREFARFEKERMMARWDASENPIYRQATSTFKNPTYTASGAHMSMHK
- the LOC100117135 gene encoding speckle-type POZ protein-like → MANLETEDFRVPFPESDSRIVNDCTKVETQSEEYTVNSNYVWRIQNFDWLKLQQSGFITSDIFYTSDPRDDFMWRMSIEVSKFDRDQHVMCVRILLQDNFKEVVDANYSMCILDKNDARTSEGVMPTAFSSHKGRSAISAISVNYLRNHLVHDKLLPDGHLNILCQIKREVKPYKCGIPRDLGLLFDSAKLSDVTLVVKKIEFSVHRSILAGRSPVFASMFDLNMIESKKDMVEIPDIEPEVIKELLRFIYTDKVENIEVLGLEIFIAADQYALEDLKFECENALCSSIDTENAGVLLKYADIYGSHRLKSEARKFLFENAKDVAEAEGYDAHVDGYLTFLMRILPLDD